One part of the Pannonibacter sp. XCT-53 genome encodes these proteins:
- the ribB gene encoding 3,4-dihydroxy-2-butanone-4-phosphate synthase: protein MRLDHWLAQTGESRSAFARRAGLSPASVTALCNDPGAWVSRDMARKIAEATGGAVTPNDFLGLSITKEHPVSQARVAEAIRAFERGEIVVVTDDDDRENEGDLIVAATKVTPEQMAFIVRHTSGIVCAPMTVAAAKRLRLDPMVASNDAPLSTAFTISVDYRHGLTTGISADERCATVRGLANPNAGPSDFVRPGHVFPLIAKEGGVLMRSGHTEAAVDLCRLAGLEPVGVICELVNDDGTVKRGAQVAEFAAEHGLKMVSVSDLIAWRQRTERLIERVNEQPVQTVAGPAYAVTYATPYDPMHHVAVIYGDILDGRNVPVRLQLESVLDDVFGAAQPLDAVMRKFSDRGRGVVIYLREGSVGVARQSRRARSELEAAETEEHRSAQARQEQWREVGLGAQILKDLGVSSIRLLSSRERHYVGLEGFDIKIEATELME, encoded by the coding sequence ATGAGACTGGATCATTGGCTTGCACAGACCGGGGAAAGCCGTAGCGCCTTTGCGCGCCGCGCGGGGCTTTCGCCTGCCTCGGTCACCGCGCTCTGCAACGATCCCGGAGCCTGGGTGTCGCGGGACATGGCCCGCAAGATCGCCGAGGCCACGGGCGGGGCCGTGACGCCGAATGATTTTCTCGGCCTTTCCATCACCAAGGAGCATCCCGTGTCCCAGGCCCGTGTAGCCGAAGCGATCCGTGCCTTTGAGCGCGGCGAGATTGTCGTTGTCACCGATGATGACGACCGCGAGAACGAGGGCGACCTGATCGTCGCCGCGACCAAGGTCACCCCGGAGCAGATGGCCTTCATCGTGCGCCACACCTCGGGCATCGTCTGCGCGCCGATGACCGTGGCGGCGGCCAAGCGTCTGCGTCTGGATCCGATGGTGGCCAGCAACGACGCGCCGCTCTCCACCGCCTTCACCATTTCCGTCGATTACCGGCATGGGCTCACCACCGGCATTTCCGCCGACGAGCGCTGCGCCACAGTGCGCGGTCTGGCCAATCCGAACGCCGGCCCCTCCGACTTCGTGCGTCCCGGCCACGTCTTCCCGCTGATTGCCAAGGAAGGCGGCGTGCTGATGCGCTCCGGCCATACGGAAGCCGCCGTGGACCTGTGCCGTCTGGCCGGTCTCGAGCCGGTCGGCGTCATCTGCGAGCTGGTCAATGACGACGGCACCGTCAAGCGCGGCGCCCAGGTGGCGGAGTTCGCCGCCGAGCACGGGCTCAAAATGGTCTCCGTCTCCGACCTCATCGCCTGGCGCCAGCGCACCGAGCGCCTGATCGAGCGCGTCAACGAGCAGCCGGTGCAGACCGTGGCAGGTCCCGCCTATGCCGTCACCTACGCCACGCCTTATGACCCGATGCACCACGTCGCCGTCATCTACGGTGACATTCTTGATGGCCGCAACGTGCCGGTGCGCCTGCAGCTGGAATCGGTGCTGGACGATGTCTTCGGCGCGGCCCAGCCGCTGGATGCGGTCATGCGCAAGTTCTCCGACCGCGGACGCGGCGTGGTCATCTACCTGCGCGAAGGCTCTGTCGGCGTTGCCCGCCAGTCCAGGCGGGCCCGGTCCGAGCTGGAGGCAGCCGAGACCGAAGAACACCGCTCGGCCCAGGCCCGCCAGGAACAGTGGCGCGAAGTCGGTCTCGGGGCCCAGATCCTGAAGGATCTCGGCGTCTCCTCCATCCGCCTCCTGTCCTCGCGCGAGCGCCACTACGTCGGCCTCGAAGGCTTCGACATCAAGATCGAAGCCACCGAACTCATGGAATGA
- a CDS encoding methyl-accepting chemotaxis protein — protein sequence MRALTINRLLALVVFVPLLAVLLLGGVLSLQSYQAWRTMQEAVAIQKLARAAGVLAQSLPVEGFLPLRSEANRDLFTRARADVDRAYDDALRLFAEASPSDPGLKAIHAELVKRRPSLAEYRRAIDAGTAPADLGLRILQPISANGIAMTERGAAVIDDPEISAALVTFHAAMQMTDGVLIERTIGDILKGAGQIDQGAVAGYVHARDLQQLFAATFRNHAPAAMVAALDDFDRSAAAGTLAATAPVILERGAHAGTAAAMTAWKSAIGEKEDLLLKLSTAAAEASQTVATQRLAAARADVLLYVGITLAVFAGAVAVSLLIARVLSRLVGDLGTSLARLAEDDLDSDIRHTGRSDAVGSIARSADTLKQRLAERRHLEQEARSRDAKAAGERQRLMQALADEFQSSVGGIVMRVSAASTQLQQTARVLTRSAERTSGQANAVSGAAAEAGDNVASVASAAEELEASVREIARLVNHSREISRTGVTQAESTAAIVAELSSATGRIGDIVELISGIAAQTNLLALNATIEAARAGEAGKGFAVVAAEVKQLADQTSRATTEIGQQISGIQDSTNRAVGAIGTITAIIGEISQSSAGIASSVEQQGAATREIAKAVALASRGTQEVALNIGSVAEAAQDTGASASQVLDASADLSGQSDHLNAEVNRFLGSIRAA from the coding sequence TTGCGTGCATTGACCATCAACCGGCTGCTGGCCCTTGTCGTGTTCGTGCCCTTGCTGGCCGTGCTGCTGCTGGGCGGTGTGCTGTCGCTGCAGTCCTATCAGGCCTGGCGGACCATGCAGGAGGCCGTCGCCATCCAGAAGCTCGCCCGGGCTGCCGGCGTGCTGGCCCAGTCCCTGCCGGTGGAAGGCTTCCTGCCGCTGCGGTCGGAGGCGAACCGCGATCTCTTCACCCGCGCCCGTGCCGATGTCGACCGGGCCTATGACGACGCCCTGCGCCTCTTCGCCGAGGCCAGTCCGTCGGACCCGGGCCTGAAGGCGATCCATGCCGAGCTGGTCAAGCGCCGGCCGAGCCTCGCCGAATACCGGCGCGCCATCGACGCCGGCACCGCGCCGGCGGATCTCGGCCTGCGCATCCTGCAGCCGATTTCCGCCAACGGCATCGCCATGACCGAGCGCGGGGCAGCGGTGATCGACGACCCGGAGATTTCGGCGGCCCTCGTGACCTTCCACGCCGCCATGCAGATGACGGACGGTGTCCTTATCGAGCGCACGATCGGTGACATCCTCAAGGGCGCGGGCCAGATCGACCAGGGCGCGGTGGCGGGCTATGTCCACGCCCGCGACCTGCAGCAGCTCTTTGCCGCCACCTTCCGCAACCACGCCCCCGCCGCCATGGTGGCGGCCCTCGACGACTTTGACCGCAGTGCCGCAGCCGGAACGCTGGCGGCGACCGCTCCCGTGATCCTCGAGCGCGGTGCCCATGCCGGGACGGCGGCGGCGATGACGGCCTGGAAGTCGGCCATCGGCGAGAAGGAGGACCTGCTTCTGAAGCTCAGCACGGCTGCGGCCGAGGCCTCGCAGACCGTCGCCACCCAGCGCCTTGCGGCCGCCCGCGCCGATGTCCTGCTCTATGTCGGCATCACGCTTGCCGTGTTTGCCGGCGCCGTCGCCGTCAGCCTGCTGATTGCCCGTGTCCTGTCCCGTCTCGTCGGGGATCTGGGCACCAGCCTTGCCCGCCTTGCCGAGGATGATCTGGACAGCGACATCCGCCACACCGGACGCAGCGATGCCGTCGGCTCCATCGCCCGTTCGGCCGACACCCTGAAGCAGCGCCTCGCCGAACGCCGCCACCTCGAGCAGGAGGCCCGCAGCCGCGATGCCAAGGCGGCCGGCGAGCGCCAGCGCCTGATGCAGGCCCTTGCCGACGAGTTCCAGTCCAGCGTCGGCGGCATCGTCATGCGCGTGTCCGCCGCCTCCACGCAGTTGCAGCAGACGGCGCGCGTGCTGACCCGTTCGGCGGAAAGGACATCCGGCCAGGCGAATGCCGTGTCCGGTGCGGCGGCCGAGGCCGGCGACAATGTCGCCTCCGTCGCCAGCGCCGCCGAGGAGCTGGAGGCCTCCGTGCGCGAGATCGCGCGGCTGGTCAACCACTCCCGCGAGATCTCCCGCACCGGCGTCACGCAGGCCGAAAGCACCGCCGCCATCGTGGCCGAGCTGTCGTCGGCCACGGGCCGGATCGGCGACATCGTCGAACTCATCTCCGGGATTGCCGCCCAGACCAACCTGCTGGCGCTGAATGCCACCATCGAGGCGGCCCGCGCCGGCGAGGCCGGCAAGGGGTTTGCCGTGGTCGCGGCCGAGGTGAAGCAGCTTGCCGACCAGACCTCGCGCGCCACGACCGAGATCGGCCAGCAGATCAGCGGCATTCAGGATTCCACCAACCGGGCCGTCGGGGCCATCGGCACCATCACCGCGATCATCGGCGAGATCAGCCAGTCGTCGGCCGGCATCGCCAGCTCCGTCGAGCAGCAGGGCGCGGCCACCCGGGAAATCGCCAAGGCTGTGGCGCTGGCCTCGCGCGGCACCCAGGAGGTTGCGCTGAACATCGGCAGCGTTGCGGAGGCGGCGCAGGACACCGGTGCCAGCGCCTCGCAGGTGCTCGACGCCTCGGCCGACCTGTCCGGCCAGTCGGACCATCTGAACGCCGAGGTCAACCGCTTCCTCGGCAGCATCCGGGCCGCCTGA
- the aroC gene encoding chorismate synthase → MSHNSFGHLFRFTTWGESHGPAIGCVVDGCPPLIPLTEADIQGFMDKRKPGQNRFTTQRQEPDQVKILSGVMIDEDGVQKTTGTPISLFVENTDQRSKDYSEIKDRYRPGHADYTYDAKYGIRDYRGGGRSSARETAMRVAAGAVARKIIPGVTIRGALVQMGPHKIDRAAWDWAEVDNNPFFCPDANMAAFYAEYLDGIRKAGSSVGAVIEVVAEGVPAGLGAPLYGKLDQDIASALMSINAVKAVEIGNGFDAASLTGEDNADEMRAGDGAPLFLSNNAGGILGGISSGQPIVARFAVKPTSSILNLRQSVTRQGEEVDVMTKGRHDPCVGIRAVPVGEAMLACVLADHFLRHRGQVG, encoded by the coding sequence ATGTCGCACAATTCTTTCGGCCATCTGTTCCGTTTCACCACCTGGGGCGAAAGCCACGGCCCGGCCATCGGCTGCGTGGTGGATGGCTGCCCGCCGCTGATCCCGCTGACGGAAGCCGACATCCAGGGCTTCATGGACAAGCGCAAGCCGGGGCAGAACCGCTTCACCACCCAGCGGCAGGAGCCGGACCAGGTGAAGATCCTCTCCGGCGTCATGATCGACGAGGACGGGGTGCAGAAGACCACCGGCACGCCGATCTCGCTCTTCGTCGAGAACACCGACCAGCGCTCCAAGGACTATTCCGAGATCAAGGATCGCTACCGCCCCGGCCACGCCGACTACACCTATGACGCCAAGTACGGCATCCGCGACTATCGCGGCGGTGGCCGCTCCTCCGCGCGCGAGACCGCGATGCGGGTCGCCGCCGGCGCCGTTGCCCGCAAGATCATTCCCGGCGTCACCATTCGCGGCGCGCTGGTGCAGATGGGCCCGCACAAGATCGACCGCGCCGCCTGGGACTGGGCGGAAGTCGACAACAACCCCTTCTTCTGCCCCGATGCGAATATGGCGGCCTTCTACGCCGAGTATCTCGACGGCATCCGCAAGGCCGGTTCCTCCGTCGGCGCGGTCATCGAGGTCGTCGCCGAAGGCGTGCCGGCCGGTCTTGGCGCGCCGCTCTATGGCAAGCTCGACCAGGACATCGCCAGCGCGCTGATGTCGATCAACGCCGTGAAGGCCGTGGAGATCGGCAACGGCTTCGACGCGGCAAGCCTCACCGGTGAGGACAATGCCGACGAGATGCGCGCCGGCGACGGGGCGCCGCTGTTCCTCTCCAACAACGCCGGCGGCATTCTCGGCGGCATTTCCTCCGGCCAGCCGATCGTTGCCCGCTTTGCCGTGAAGCCGACCTCGTCGATCCTCAACCTGCGCCAGTCGGTTACCCGGCAGGGGGAAGAGGTGGACGTGATGACGAAGGGCCGCCACGACCCTTGCGTCGGCATTCGCGCCGTGCCGGTGGGCGAGGCCATGCTGGCCTGCGTCCTGGCCGACCATTTCCTGCGCCATCGCGGTCAGGTGGGCTGA
- a CDS encoding DUF3095 domain-containing protein, producing MQAREDEFYLDLPAFSDFYGVADGRAYAPVPDTWLVAAADIVRSTEAIAAGRYKDVNMIGVAVISALLNRLGRDRLPFVFGGDGAMVLLPPSGRDAAAEALSGVARLAREAAGLELRVALIPVSDLRAAGADIRLRKFELSPGNFLAMVSGDGMMLAERWLKDELQGAAYRIADPNPATPDLTGFSCNWEPLRARNGRIVSLMVRTTEAAGPEGLARLMRGLSDHAGVDARASEPQEAPVQDETLRMRAVPERLATQVRLATGGSLSPLPILRTLAVVALVRFARWSGWRLGSLEPARYMREMQLNTDFRKFDDTLRLVIDVTEAQAEALKAYLAREYASGHLVYGLTEAREALMTCYVSDFAAGQHVHFVDGANGGLALAARDFKQRQAALDQAWQRPLPGSHAGGQSFDAAAKPA from the coding sequence ATGCAGGCACGCGAGGACGAGTTCTATCTGGACCTGCCCGCCTTTTCCGATTTCTACGGCGTGGCCGACGGCCGGGCCTATGCCCCCGTGCCCGACACCTGGCTTGTCGCTGCCGCCGACATTGTCCGCTCGACCGAGGCGATTGCGGCCGGGCGCTACAAGGACGTCAACATGATCGGCGTGGCGGTGATTTCCGCGCTGCTCAACCGGCTGGGGCGCGACCGGCTGCCTTTCGTCTTTGGCGGCGACGGCGCGATGGTGCTGCTGCCCCCTTCGGGCCGGGATGCCGCCGCTGAGGCCCTGTCAGGCGTTGCGCGCCTGGCCCGCGAGGCGGCCGGGCTGGAGTTGCGGGTGGCGCTGATCCCCGTGTCTGATCTCAGGGCGGCAGGGGCCGACATCCGCCTGCGCAAGTTCGAGCTGAGCCCGGGCAACTTCCTCGCCATGGTCAGCGGCGACGGGATGATGCTGGCCGAGCGCTGGCTGAAGGATGAGCTGCAGGGCGCGGCCTACCGCATCGCGGACCCGAACCCCGCGACACCCGATCTCACCGGCTTTTCCTGCAACTGGGAACCGCTGCGCGCCCGCAACGGCCGCATCGTCTCGCTGATGGTCCGGACCACCGAGGCGGCCGGACCGGAGGGCCTTGCCCGGCTGATGCGGGGCCTCAGCGACCATGCCGGCGTCGATGCGCGGGCGAGCGAGCCGCAGGAGGCCCCCGTCCAGGACGAGACGCTGCGCATGCGGGCGGTGCCAGAGAGGCTGGCCACCCAGGTGCGGCTGGCCACCGGCGGCAGCCTGTCGCCACTCCCGATCCTGAGGACGCTGGCGGTGGTCGCGCTGGTCCGCTTCGCCCGCTGGAGCGGCTGGCGGCTCGGATCGCTCGAGCCTGCCCGCTACATGCGCGAGATGCAGCTCAACACCGACTTCCGCAAGTTCGACGACACGCTGCGGCTGGTGATCGACGTAACCGAGGCCCAGGCCGAGGCGCTCAAGGCGTATCTGGCGCGGGAATACGCGTCGGGCCATCTCGTCTACGGCCTGACCGAGGCCCGCGAGGCGCTGATGACCTGCTATGTCTCCGACTTTGCTGCCGGCCAGCACGTGCATTTCGTCGATGGCGCCAATGGCGGTCTGGCGCTGGCCGCGCGTGACTTCAAGCAGCGGCAGGCGGCGCTGGACCAGGCCTGGCAGCGGCCCTTGCCGGGCAGCCATGCCGGTGGCCAATCATTTGACGCTGCCGCCAAACCCGCCTAG
- a CDS encoding DUF1344 domain-containing protein: protein MKSIYKGLAALGLAIFLVGAQVSGAAAEEAEGKIVEINPDTATITLSDGQKYEFPVDFYVDDLKPGQTVRVYFDVEGGKKKLYDLQIL, encoded by the coding sequence ATGAAGTCTATCTACAAGGGTCTGGCCGCGCTCGGCCTCGCCATCTTCCTCGTCGGCGCGCAGGTTTCGGGAGCCGCAGCCGAGGAAGCCGAGGGCAAGATCGTCGAGATCAACCCGGACACCGCCACGATCACCCTGTCGGACGGACAGAAATACGAGTTTCCGGTCGACTTCTATGTCGACGACCTGAAGCCGGGACAGACCGTGCGCGTCTATTTCGACGTCGAGGGCGGCAAGAAGAAGCTCTACGACCTGCAGATCCTGTGA
- a CDS encoding GNAT family N-acetyltransferase, translating to MGRRAPVARLSDRVPPVASIGLGPVRFRSGEVILQDTLIREATAADLAGILAIYPRAFPDEDLVPVVRALAALPADEVLSLVAERAGQVVGHVLFTRCRAGQGGPVVALLAPLCVTPELHRQGLGGRLVRAGLAHLAGEGIAYALVLGDPAYYSRFGFRQEPSIATPYPLPAEWASGWQGLALRDSWQGLSPTCLVVPAPWQSPSLWQP from the coding sequence CTGGGAAGACGGGCGCCTGTCGCTCGTCTGAGTGACCGCGTCCCGCCGGTCGCTTCGATTGGGCTCGGTCCGGTCCGGTTCCGGAGTGGGGAGGTCATCCTGCAGGACACGCTGATCCGCGAGGCGACGGCCGCCGATCTCGCCGGCATTCTTGCCATCTATCCTCGGGCTTTCCCCGACGAGGACCTCGTGCCCGTCGTGCGTGCGCTGGCGGCCCTGCCGGCGGATGAGGTCCTGTCGCTGGTGGCCGAGCGGGCGGGGCAGGTGGTCGGTCACGTCCTCTTCACCCGCTGTCGGGCCGGGCAGGGCGGGCCGGTGGTCGCGCTGCTCGCCCCCTTGTGCGTGACGCCGGAGCTGCACCGGCAGGGCCTCGGCGGGCGTCTTGTCCGCGCCGGTCTTGCCCATCTTGCGGGAGAGGGGATCGCCTATGCGCTCGTGCTGGGCGATCCTGCCTACTACAGCCGCTTCGGCTTCCGGCAGGAGCCGTCCATCGCCACGCCCTATCCTCTGCCTGCTGAGTGGGCGTCCGGCTGGCAGGGCCTCGCCCTGCGCGACAGCTGGCAGGGCCTCTCGCCAACCTGCCTTGTCGTGCCCGCACCCTGGCAGTCGCCGTCCCTCTGGCAACCCTGA
- a CDS encoding histidine phosphatase family protein has protein sequence MSSGKPARLIFIRHGQTDWNAEGRMQGQKDIPLNGTGRAQASRNGTALASFLASRGLEADGFAFVASPLGRTRETMELVRGAMGLDPSAYALDDRLKEITFGDWEGFTVEELALRDPDRVAARRADKWGFTPPGGESYAMLSTRIAGWLAGVEQPSVAVIHGGVIRVLRGLLEELDPAAIPRLDVPQDVVYVWEDGRLSLV, from the coding sequence ATGTCCTCTGGAAAGCCCGCGCGCCTCATCTTCATCCGTCACGGGCAGACCGACTGGAATGCGGAAGGTCGCATGCAGGGGCAGAAAGACATTCCGCTCAACGGCACCGGCCGTGCCCAGGCCAGCCGCAACGGCACGGCGCTGGCAAGCTTCCTCGCTTCCCGCGGTCTGGAAGCCGATGGCTTCGCCTTCGTTGCCTCGCCGCTCGGACGCACCCGCGAGACCATGGAACTCGTCCGCGGAGCCATGGGGCTCGACCCTTCCGCCTATGCGCTCGACGACCGGCTGAAGGAAATCACCTTCGGCGACTGGGAGGGGTTCACGGTCGAGGAACTGGCCCTGCGCGATCCGGATCGGGTAGCGGCGCGGCGGGCCGACAAGTGGGGCTTCACGCCGCCGGGCGGTGAGAGCTACGCCATGCTGTCCACCCGCATCGCCGGCTGGCTGGCAGGGGTGGAGCAGCCGTCGGTGGCGGTGATCCATGGCGGTGTCATCCGCGTGCTGCGCGGCCTGCTGGAGGAGCTTGATCCGGCCGCCATCCCGCGGCTCGACGTGCCGCAGGACGTGGTCTATGTCTGGGAAGACGGGCGCCTGTCGCTCGTCTGA
- the fabI gene encoding enoyl-ACP reductase FabI, translating to MAETRGLMNGKRGLIMGVANNRSIAWGIAKALSDAGAELALTYQGEALKKRVEPLAEQLGAIVAGHCDVTDAASIDDVFAVLEKTWGKIDFLVHAIAFSDKDELTGRYVDTTPGNFARTMDISVYSLTAVTQRAEKLMTDGGSILTLTYYGAEKVMPHYNVMGVAKAALEASVKYLAVDLGPKNIRVNAISAGPIKTLAASGIGDFRYILKWNEYNAPLRRTVTIEEVGDSALFLCSDLSRGVTGEVQHVDCGYHVVGMKAVDAPDISVVKD from the coding sequence ATGGCGGAAACGCGCGGACTGATGAACGGCAAACGCGGCCTGATCATGGGCGTAGCGAACAACCGGTCGATTGCCTGGGGCATCGCCAAGGCACTTTCCGACGCCGGGGCCGAACTGGCGCTGACGTATCAGGGCGAGGCGCTGAAGAAGCGCGTGGAGCCGCTGGCCGAGCAGCTGGGCGCCATCGTCGCTGGCCACTGTGATGTGACCGATGCGGCCAGCATCGATGACGTCTTTGCCGTGCTGGAAAAGACCTGGGGCAAGATCGACTTCCTGGTCCATGCCATTGCCTTCTCCGACAAGGACGAGCTGACCGGCCGGTATGTCGACACCACGCCGGGCAACTTTGCCCGCACCATGGACATCTCGGTCTACTCCCTGACCGCCGTGACGCAGCGCGCGGAAAAGCTGATGACCGACGGTGGCTCGATCCTGACGCTGACCTATTACGGCGCCGAGAAGGTGATGCCGCACTACAACGTCATGGGTGTTGCCAAGGCCGCGCTGGAAGCGAGCGTGAAGTATCTTGCCGTTGACCTCGGCCCGAAGAACATCCGCGTCAACGCCATTTCGGCCGGCCCGATCAAGACGCTGGCCGCCTCCGGCATTGGCGATTTCCGCTACATCCTGAAGTGGAACGAGTACAACGCCCCGCTGCGCCGCACGGTCACCATCGAGGAAGTGGGCGACAGCGCCCTGTTCCTCTGCTCCGATCTCAGCCGCGGCGTCACCGGCGAGGTCCAGCATGTCGATTGCGGCTACCATGTCGTCGGCATGAAGGCCGTCGACGCGCCGGACATTTCCGTCGTCAAGGACTGA
- a CDS encoding FAD-binding oxidoreductase yields MAELDHAARFAELIGAANVLTAASDKAPYLVEWRDLYQGVTPMVLRPGTVEEVSAVLKHADANGLKIVPQGGNTGLVGGQIPKESGDEIVLSLARLNRVRDVDPQGFTITVEAGVVLETLQREADAVDRLFPLALGSQGSCQIGGNLSTNAGGTAVLAYGNSRDLVLGLEVVLANGDVWNGLRALRKDNTGYDLKHMFIGGEGTLGVITAATLKLFPKPKKLEVAFIGLSSPEAALELFSTAKAQAGPILTGFEIMPRIGLEFCLRHLPGARDPLAGPHPWYVLMELSSGTEAFPVRDLLEAILGEAYEKGLVEDAAFAESMAQAQDFWHIRHGMSEVQRAEGGSIKHDVSVPVASIPAFLARAIAAVEAMVPGCRPVPFGHLGDGNIHFNVSQPVGADKEAYIARWDEMNALVHGIVHEFNGSISAEHGIGRLKRDLLREVKSPLELDLMQRIKSAFDPNNTLNPGRVL; encoded by the coding sequence ATGGCTGAACTCGACCATGCCGCCCGTTTTGCCGAGCTGATCGGTGCCGCCAATGTGCTGACCGCCGCCTCCGACAAGGCGCCCTATCTGGTCGAATGGCGCGACCTGTATCAGGGTGTGACGCCGATGGTGCTGCGTCCGGGCACGGTGGAGGAGGTCAGCGCGGTGCTCAAACATGCCGACGCCAACGGCCTCAAGATCGTGCCGCAGGGCGGCAACACGGGCCTTGTCGGCGGCCAGATCCCCAAGGAATCCGGGGACGAAATCGTTCTCTCCCTCGCCCGGCTGAACCGCGTGCGCGATGTCGATCCGCAGGGCTTCACCATCACCGTCGAGGCCGGTGTGGTGCTGGAGACGCTGCAGCGCGAGGCGGACGCCGTGGACCGGCTGTTCCCGCTGGCGCTCGGCTCGCAGGGGTCCTGCCAGATCGGCGGCAACCTCTCCACCAATGCCGGCGGCACCGCCGTGCTGGCCTATGGCAACAGCCGCGACCTGGTCCTCGGCCTTGAAGTGGTGCTCGCCAATGGCGACGTCTGGAACGGCCTGCGCGCCCTGCGCAAGGACAACACCGGTTACGATCTGAAACACATGTTTATCGGTGGCGAGGGCACGCTGGGGGTGATCACGGCCGCCACGCTGAAGCTTTTCCCCAAGCCGAAGAAGCTGGAAGTCGCGTTCATCGGCCTGTCGAGCCCGGAGGCGGCGCTGGAGCTGTTCTCGACCGCCAAGGCGCAGGCCGGACCGATTCTCACCGGCTTCGAGATCATGCCGCGCATCGGGCTGGAGTTCTGCCTCCGCCATCTGCCCGGCGCCCGCGATCCGCTCGCCGGCCCCCATCCCTGGTACGTGCTGATGGAGCTGTCCTCAGGCACCGAGGCTTTCCCGGTGCGCGATCTCCTGGAAGCGATCCTGGGCGAAGCCTACGAGAAGGGTCTCGTCGAGGATGCGGCCTTTGCCGAATCCATGGCCCAGGCCCAGGACTTCTGGCACATCCGCCACGGCATGTCGGAGGTGCAGCGCGCCGAGGGCGGCTCGATCAAGCACGATGTCTCCGTGCCCGTCGCCTCGATCCCGGCCTTCCTCGCCAGGGCGATTGCCGCCGTCGAGGCCATGGTCCCCGGCTGCCGCCCGGTGCCCTTCGGCCATCTGGGTGACGGCAACATCCACTTCAACGTCAGCCAGCCGGTCGGGGCGGACAAGGAAGCCTATATCGCGCGCTGGGACGAGATGAACGCGCTGGTGCATGGCATCGTGCACGAGTTCAACGGCTCCATCTCCGCCGAGCACGGCATCGGCCGGCTGAAGCGCGACCTGCTGCGGGAGGTGAAGAGCCCGCTGGAACTCGACCTGATGCAGCGCATCAAGTCGGCCTTCGACCCGAACAACACCCTGAACCCCGGCCGCGTGCTGTAA
- a CDS encoding DUF1194 domain-containing protein produces MRSLVLGFLAIVGLMGQGALMPQAALAQTEVDLELILLADATGSIDDDEIRFQRQGYAEAIVDPAVLSAITGNMIGRIAVAYAEWAGPGSQDMVVDWTIIDGPDSAAAFAAALTEGRPRQAYGRNAIGSALLYGKAQLETNAFQGMRKVIDLSADSAGNWGGPAITVARDEVVKAGIIINGLAVLCRSCSGRPSSYDLEAAFGELIIGGPGSFVVSAENAQSFAAAVRRKLILEIAGDVPAGRLARVTGPDRAAGLTPPAR; encoded by the coding sequence ATGCGGTCACTGGTTCTTGGGTTCCTGGCAATCGTGGGTCTGATGGGGCAGGGGGCGCTGATGCCCCAGGCGGCCCTCGCGCAGACCGAGGTCGATCTCGAGCTGATCCTGCTCGCCGATGCCACCGGTTCGATCGACGACGACGAGATCCGCTTCCAGCGCCAGGGCTATGCCGAGGCCATCGTCGACCCCGCGGTTCTGTCCGCCATCACGGGCAACATGATCGGCCGGATCGCGGTCGCCTATGCCGAATGGGCCGGGCCGGGGTCGCAGGACATGGTCGTCGACTGGACGATCATCGACGGCCCCGACAGCGCCGCCGCCTTTGCCGCAGCCCTCACCGAGGGACGCCCGCGCCAGGCCTATGGCCGCAACGCCATCGGCTCGGCGCTCCTCTACGGCAAGGCCCAGCTTGAAACCAACGCCTTCCAGGGCATGCGCAAGGTCATCGACCTGTCGGCCGACAGCGCCGGCAACTGGGGCGGCCCGGCGATCACCGTGGCGCGGGACGAGGTAGTGAAGGCCGGCATCATTATCAACGGCCTCGCCGTCCTGTGCCGCTCCTGCTCCGGCCGTCCCTCGTCCTACGATCTCGAGGCGGCCTTCGGCGAGCTGATTATCGGCGGCCCGGGCTCCTTCGTCGTCAGCGCCGAGAATGCCCAGAGCTTTGCCGCCGCCGTGCGCCGCAAGCTCATCCTCGAGATTGCCGGCGATGTCCCGGCGGGGCGTCTGGCGCGCGTCACCGGTCCGGACCGCGCCGCAGGCCTGACCCCGCCCGCCCGCTGA